In Panthera uncia isolate 11264 chromosome B4, Puncia_PCG_1.0, whole genome shotgun sequence, one genomic interval encodes:
- the LALBA gene encoding alpha-lactalbumin produces MMSFVSLLLIGIMFPAIRGKQFTKCELSQVLKDMDGYGGIPLSEWICTIFHTSGYDTQTIVNNSGSTEYGLFQINNKFWCRDNQILQSRNICDISCDKFLDDDLTDDIICTKKILDKEGIDYWLAHKPLCSEKLEQWHCEM; encoded by the exons ATGATGtcctttgtctctctgctcctgaTTGGCATCATGTTCCCTGCCATCCGGGGGAAGCAATTTACAAAATGTGAGCTGTCCCAGGTGCTGAAAGACATGGATGGCTATGGAGGCATTCCTTTGTCTGAAT GGATCTGTACCATATTTCATACTAGTGGTTATGATACACAAACCATAGTCAATAACAGTGGCAGCACAGAATATGGACTCTTCCAGATCAACAATAAATTTTGGTGCAGGGACAACCAGATCCTTCAGTCAAGGAACATCTGTGACATCTCCTGTGACA AGTTCCTGGATGATGACCTTACTGATGACATTATTTGTACCAAGAAGATCCTGGATAAGGAAGGAATTGACTACTG GTTGGCCCATAAACCACTCTGCTCTGAGAAACTGGAACAGTGGCACTGTGAGATGTGA